Proteins from a single region of Desulfobacter postgatei 2ac9:
- a CDS encoding flavodoxin domain-containing protein codes for MGSILIVYTSRVNETKGIAELIAEGVRQAGHQVQVKTAQQIETEKDLIGFDAYVFGSPTYHGEMLPSMKQVLFMAERAQLKDKPGGAFGAYGWSGEANKKIFDTMNYIFKMKMASGPLMIKASWVEDGVETAQAYGKEIADMI; via the coding sequence ATGGGAAGTATACTGATTGTTTATACATCCAGAGTTAATGAAACAAAGGGAATAGCTGAATTAATTGCAGAGGGTGTTCGTCAGGCAGGCCACCAGGTGCAGGTTAAAACTGCTCAACAAATAGAAACTGAAAAAGATTTAATAGGGTTTGATGCCTATGTCTTCGGTTCCCCCACCTATCACGGGGAAATGCTGCCCTCCATGAAACAGGTTTTATTCATGGCTGAGCGTGCACAGCTCAAGGACAAACCCGGGGGGGCCTTTGGTGCGTATGGATGGAGCGGAGAGGCCAATAAAAAAATATTTGATACAATGAACTATATTTTTAAGATGAAAATGGCTTCCGGCCCTTTGATGATCAAGGCGTCCTGGGTTGAGGACGGTGTTGAAACAGCACAAGCCTACGGAAAAGAGATTGCAGACATGATATAG
- a CDS encoding SDR family oxidoreductase: MPYPQRSILFCEDLPTRPVAGKGLILVTGAGGYIGGRLVPELIARGYRVRVLVRSHGESYGLRWPGAEIVEGDALSIEDLKRAMDQVNTAYYLMHSLLLGPKKFENLELTVAKNFRLAAGEKGVERIIYLGGLGDKNDFLSAHLKSRLEVARELMKGPVPVTVIRAAVIIGSGSASFEIIKNLVDRIPVICLPVYAKTLCQPIGIRDVIKYLVGCLEHENTRGREFDIGGNEILSYENMMKVVADILGKRRWFTRLPLPLNTFSFLASFITPVPAAITRSLLEGLGNEVVCRNEEIQALIPFETVPFREAVKRAMKIEEEDTMQSRWSCAYPPNWNLVPRLHELPRVPHYISRYWIDSPKLDKSLFYAFCRIGGKEGWFHNNWMWYLRGEIDRLFLGVGMSRGRRSQSELWENDVIDFFRVEKIEPYRRLLLRAEMKLPGLAWLEFTVKAENPHLNRLIVTAYFEPHGIWGDIYWYFFLPFHYLIFTRLIQAIERQGRSRDREHLMPRT, encoded by the coding sequence ATGCCGTATCCTCAACGATCCATATTGTTCTGCGAAGATTTACCCACCCGTCCGGTGGCTGGAAAGGGACTCATTCTCGTTACCGGAGCCGGCGGTTATATCGGCGGGCGGCTTGTACCCGAGTTAATTGCCCGGGGGTACAGGGTACGTGTACTCGTCAGATCCCATGGCGAGTCTTATGGGCTGCGCTGGCCTGGGGCGGAAATTGTGGAAGGCGATGCGTTGAGTATCGAGGACTTAAAGCGGGCCATGGACCAGGTGAATACCGCTTATTATTTGATGCATTCATTGCTTCTGGGGCCCAAAAAATTTGAAAATCTCGAATTGACTGTAGCAAAAAATTTCAGACTGGCTGCCGGGGAAAAAGGGGTTGAACGCATCATTTACCTGGGCGGATTGGGGGATAAAAACGATTTTTTATCCGCACACCTGAAGAGTCGTCTTGAAGTTGCGCGAGAGTTAATGAAGGGACCGGTGCCGGTGACGGTCATCCGGGCGGCCGTGATTATCGGCTCGGGAAGCGCCTCCTTTGAAATCATCAAAAATCTGGTGGATCGCATACCGGTGATCTGTTTGCCGGTTTACGCCAAAACCCTGTGCCAGCCCATCGGCATCCGTGATGTAATCAAATATCTGGTGGGGTGCCTGGAACATGAAAATACCCGTGGTCGGGAATTCGATATCGGAGGAAATGAAATCCTTTCCTATGAAAATATGATGAAGGTGGTGGCCGATATTCTTGGCAAACGGCGCTGGTTTACCCGACTCCCATTGCCTTTGAATACCTTTTCATTCCTGGCCAGTTTTATCACGCCGGTGCCGGCCGCAATCACCCGTTCACTATTGGAAGGTCTTGGTAATGAAGTGGTGTGCAGAAATGAGGAGATCCAGGCTCTAATTCCCTTCGAGACCGTTCCCTTTCGTGAAGCAGTCAAACGCGCCATGAAAATCGAAGAAGAGGACACCATGCAAAGCCGATGGTCCTGTGCCTATCCGCCCAATTGGAATCTGGTTCCAAGGCTGCATGAATTGCCCCGGGTGCCCCATTATATCAGCCGGTACTGGATAGACTCACCCAAACTAGACAAATCCCTGTTCTATGCTTTTTGCCGGATCGGGGGCAAAGAAGGGTGGTTTCATAACAACTGGATGTGGTATCTGCGGGGTGAAATCGACCGCCTGTTTCTCGGTGTGGGTATGTCCCGGGGGCGGCGGAGCCAGTCCGAGTTATGGGAAAATGACGTGATCGATTTTTTTCGTGTGGAGAAAATCGAGCCCTACCGCCGGCTTCTATTAAGGGCCGAGATGAAACTGCCGGGCCTGGCCTGGCTGGAATTTACCGTCAAAGCTGAAAACCCTCACCTGAACCGCCTCATTGTAACCGCATACTTTGAACCTCACGGTATCTGGGGTGATATATACTGGTATTTTTTCCTTCCTTTTCATTACCTGATTTTTACCCGCCTGATCCAGGCCATAGAAAGACAGGGCCGCAGCAGGGACCGCGAACATTTAATGCCGCGCACGTAA
- a CDS encoding nitroreductase family protein, with protein sequence MDNFKELVKSNRSCRRFDNAFALDTQTLTDLVELARYTASGANNQPLKYIISSSREQNDKIFSCLTWAAYLKEWKGPEPAEQPTGYIIILGDTTISNNFWCDHGIAAQTILLGARARGLAGCMFAAINIKKLKSLLAIDDHLEVKLVIALGKPVEKACIDDVGDDGDIRYFRDENQVHHVPKRKLEDLILKAF encoded by the coding sequence ATGGATAATTTCAAAGAACTTGTAAAATCCAACCGGTCCTGCAGACGGTTTGACAACGCGTTTGCCCTGGATACACAAACCTTGACCGATCTTGTGGAACTCGCCCGGTATACGGCATCCGGGGCGAACAACCAACCCCTGAAATATATTATTTCCAGCAGCCGGGAACAAAACGATAAAATTTTTTCCTGCCTGACCTGGGCCGCTTATCTAAAAGAGTGGAAAGGCCCGGAACCTGCGGAACAACCCACGGGATACATTATCATCCTGGGGGATACCACCATTTCAAACAATTTCTGGTGCGACCACGGTATTGCCGCCCAGACCATCCTGCTGGGCGCCCGGGCAAGAGGACTGGCCGGATGCATGTTTGCCGCCATAAACATCAAAAAACTTAAAAGCCTGCTTGCCATTGACGATCATCTGGAAGTCAAGCTGGTCATCGCACTTGGCAAACCCGTGGAAAAAGCCTGCATTGATGATGTGGGTGACGACGGGGATATCCGGTACTTCCGGGATGAAAATCAGGTTCACCACGTGCCCAAGCGCAAACTTGAAGATCTGATTCTTAAAGCTTTTTAG
- a CDS encoding XTP/dITP diphosphatase, translating to MKQILVLATTNKGKTRELKERLQGYPVEIKNLSDFGPIPEVIEDGETFDDNAYKKASFISRILGYPALADDSGLCVEALGGAPGVYSARYAGENATDQDNVDKLLEAMKNEENRKAAFECVISIAVPTGAALTYEGRCEGVLTREPAGNNGFGYDPLFFFPELNKTFAQLSMEEKAKVSHRGKALQEITQEMDKILDWIDIQMSRISTEPGDCLSPKGKNNG from the coding sequence GTGAAACAGATCTTAGTACTGGCCACGACCAATAAAGGCAAAACAAGGGAATTAAAGGAGAGGCTGCAAGGCTATCCGGTTGAGATAAAAAATCTGTCTGATTTCGGTCCGATTCCCGAGGTGATAGAAGACGGGGAAACCTTTGACGACAATGCATATAAAAAGGCGTCGTTTATTTCCAGAATTCTGGGGTATCCGGCTCTGGCAGATGACTCCGGACTTTGCGTAGAGGCGCTTGGCGGGGCTCCAGGCGTATATTCGGCCCGTTACGCGGGGGAAAATGCCACGGATCAGGACAATGTGGACAAACTTCTGGAAGCCATGAAAAACGAAGAAAACCGCAAAGCAGCCTTTGAATGTGTAATCTCCATTGCGGTCCCCACGGGTGCCGCTTTGACCTATGAAGGCCGCTGCGAAGGGGTGCTTACCCGGGAACCTGCAGGCAATAACGGGTTTGGTTACGATCCGCTGTTCTTTTTCCCGGAACTGAATAAAACCTTTGCCCAGTTATCCATGGAAGAAAAGGCAAAGGTCAGCCACAGGGGAAAGGCATTGCAGGAGATCACCCAGGAGATGGACAAAATTCTGGACTGGATCGACATACAAATGTCGCGAATTAGCACCGAACCGGGCGACTGTCTTTCACCCAAAGGAAAAAACAATGGATAA
- a CDS encoding B12-binding domain-containing radical SAM protein, producing MKVLFVNPSCLDPRVTDPDALQIPIGLYSLATMLLDQGWISGILNLAPAGPANPSAKGSPKKALNLFTQSIMQEKPDIIGFSVTSPTRINAMACADKARQILPDSLIIFGGPGATFMADFLFGACPALDVIVKGEGEFSTEKLVHAAKKAKDRFGTIHQTQAIRKELAQDLDRIPGIVFRKGLNIHDTGQSQLVKDLDTLPHPSRYFTYQHLSMSRGCPGRCTFCGSPKFWGTSLVRRHSPQWLFEEIKALVQKGVTHFFISDDTFTMDSDAVRQLCQKIINADLGITWNAISRVDYIDESVLGLMRRAGCIQISFGIESGAEPIKKILGKPIDNDTCVAAFDKVRAAGILPRAYFIYGSPGETDATIQESIDLMRRLGPLSTVFYMLVTFPGTALYNRALQKGWTHDGVWQKNIEDLPWWELDPDMDFEQVKGWGDRLRQAFFRNLEEFVNRITRHPDKTSAPLHADFLSRLAMTFSHGEYARDNRVRNAEQIAVNLFEKALQFYPCARAFQGLAMIQQKQKKFSKAMALLDKGLSHFPENKELYVCMGVCLMNTGDFHNALTYFTPFAHDPALGQYIKICKQKTRLS from the coding sequence GTGAAGGTTCTGTTTGTCAATCCATCCTGCCTGGATCCAAGGGTTACGGATCCGGATGCGCTTCAGATCCCCATCGGGCTCTATTCTCTGGCAACCATGCTTCTGGACCAAGGCTGGATATCAGGTATTTTGAATCTTGCACCGGCAGGCCCGGCCAATCCGTCGGCAAAGGGATCGCCAAAGAAGGCACTTAACCTGTTCACCCAATCCATCATGCAAGAAAAGCCTGATATTATCGGTTTTTCCGTAACCAGTCCCACCCGGATCAATGCCATGGCATGTGCAGACAAGGCCCGCCAGATCCTGCCGGACAGCCTCATTATTTTTGGGGGGCCCGGGGCCACCTTTATGGCGGATTTCCTGTTTGGGGCCTGCCCGGCCCTGGATGTGATTGTCAAAGGCGAAGGAGAATTCAGCACGGAAAAACTGGTCCATGCGGCAAAAAAAGCAAAAGACCGTTTTGGCACCATTCACCAGACCCAGGCCATCAGAAAAGAACTGGCACAGGATCTTGACCGGATTCCCGGCATTGTTTTCCGCAAGGGGCTAAACATTCATGACACCGGCCAAAGTCAACTGGTAAAGGATCTGGATACCCTGCCCCACCCGTCCCGGTATTTCACTTACCAGCACCTGTCCATGTCCAGGGGATGCCCGGGCCGATGTACGTTTTGCGGATCTCCGAAATTCTGGGGAACCTCCCTTGTCCGCCGTCACTCGCCCCAATGGCTCTTTGAAGAGATAAAGGCGCTTGTCCAAAAAGGTGTGACCCATTTTTTCATCAGTGACGACACCTTTACCATGGATAGTGATGCAGTCAGGCAATTATGCCAAAAAATTATTAACGCAGATCTTGGTATCACCTGGAATGCCATCTCCCGGGTGGATTATATTGACGAGAGCGTACTTGGACTGATGCGCCGGGCCGGATGCATCCAGATCAGCTTCGGCATTGAATCCGGGGCTGAGCCCATCAAAAAGATCCTTGGCAAACCCATTGACAACGACACCTGCGTGGCGGCGTTTGACAAGGTGCGAGCCGCTGGTATCCTGCCCCGGGCTTATTTTATCTATGGCTCGCCAGGGGAGACGGATGCCACCATCCAGGAGAGCATTGATCTTATGCGCCGTTTAGGCCCGTTGAGCACGGTGTTTTACATGCTGGTCACCTTTCCCGGAACAGCCTTGTATAACCGGGCATTACAGAAAGGATGGACCCATGATGGTGTCTGGCAAAAAAATATAGAAGATTTGCCCTGGTGGGAATTGGACCCGGATATGGATTTTGAACAGGTTAAGGGGTGGGGGGATCGGCTCAGGCAGGCTTTTTTCAGAAATCTTGAAGAGTTTGTGAACCGCATCACACGTCATCCGGATAAAACATCTGCCCCCTTGCATGCCGATTTCTTATCGAGGCTTGCCATGACCTTTTCCCATGGAGAATATGCCCGCGATAACCGGGTCCGAAATGCCGAACAGATAGCGGTAAATCTGTTTGAAAAGGCGCTGCAGTTTTATCCTTGTGCCAGAGCCTTCCAGGGCCTTGCCATGATCCAGCAGAAGCAAAAAAAATTTTCCAAGGCCATGGCCCTTCTCGACAAAGGGCTGTCGCATTTTCCAGAAAACAAAGAGCTGTACGTGTGCATGGGGGTGTGTCTGATGAATACCGGTGATTTTCACAACGCCTTAACATATTTCACCCCGTTTGCCCATGATCCCGCGTTGGGGCAGTACATCAAGATATGCAAACAAAAAACAAGGCTATCATAA
- a CDS encoding RNA methyltransferase, protein MCQKIRMENVAIVLHDTRIPENIGAAARAAANMGVGQLIVSAPRHLDMERVLKVATHSASGLVKAMKVCSTLPEALGGFNWIVGTTARLGGTRRVNSSPADLAAKLIPMSSENRVAVLFGPEDRGLTNEDLQLCHELVNIPTAGFSSLNLAQAVMVMCYELFQARTRAPECHIPRLACRHELENMYEELKETFARIHYINHENPEHRLDKARNFLSRYQLRAREVSIIRGLCRQVVRYGSQCYKDGAAAGAAGSPKNQETG, encoded by the coding sequence ATGTGTCAAAAGATTCGCATGGAAAATGTCGCCATTGTGCTTCATGATACCCGGATTCCGGAAAATATTGGTGCCGCGGCCCGGGCTGCGGCAAACATGGGGGTGGGGCAGTTGATTGTGTCTGCGCCCAGGCACCTTGACATGGAACGTGTTCTGAAAGTGGCGACCCACTCCGCTTCCGGACTGGTAAAGGCCATGAAGGTCTGCAGCACGCTTCCTGAGGCCCTTGGGGGGTTCAACTGGATTGTCGGAACCACCGCAAGGCTTGGTGGCACACGCCGGGTGAATTCTTCTCCCGCCGATCTTGCCGCAAAACTGATCCCCATGTCTTCAGAAAACCGGGTAGCCGTTCTTTTCGGCCCCGAGGACCGGGGTTTGACCAATGAAGATTTGCAGCTATGCCACGAGCTTGTGAATATTCCCACAGCCGGATTTTCTTCCCTGAACCTGGCCCAGGCCGTCATGGTCATGTGTTATGAACTGTTCCAGGCCCGCACCCGGGCACCGGAATGTCATATCCCCCGGCTGGCCTGTCGGCATGAGCTGGAGAACATGTATGAAGAACTAAAAGAGACCTTTGCCCGAATCCATTACATCAATCATGAAAATCCGGAACACCGGCTTGACAAGGCCCGCAATTTTTTAAGCCGCTACCAGCTCAGAGCTCGGGAAGTCAGTATAATCCGGGGGCTGTGCCGTCAGGTGGTGCGGTATGGCAGCCAGTGCTACAAGGATGGCGCAGCTGCAGGTGCTGCAGGTAGCCCAAAAAACCAGGAGACCGGATAA